The following proteins are encoded in a genomic region of Arachis ipaensis cultivar K30076 chromosome B02, Araip1.1, whole genome shotgun sequence:
- the LOC107623905 gene encoding protein yippee-like At4g27745, with amino-acid sequence MADFMGSKAYCCFKCQNLVAFHDDIVSKDFQASSGRAFLFSHAMNISLGPKEDRQLITGLHTVADVYCSDCGEELGWKYIKAYEESQKYKEGKCVLEKFKIVVRGSQTNLENYYDD; translated from the exons ATGGCTGATTTTATGGGATCAAAGGCTTATTGCTGCTTCAAGTGCCAGAACCTTGTTGCTTTCCATGATGATATTGTTTCCAAAGATTTCCAG GCAAGCAGTGGTAGAGCTTTTCTTTTCTCTCATGCAATGAACATTAGTTTGGGACCCAAAGAAGATAGACAACTCATCACTGGTCTTCACACAGTTGCTGATGTTTATTGCTCAGATTGTGGTGAAGAACTTGGTTGGAAATACATTAAGGCTTATGAAGAATCACAGAAGTACAAAGAAGGAAAATGTGTACTTGAGAAGTTCAAGATAGTAGTTAGAGGAAGCCAAACAAACCTAGAAAATTATTATGATGACTGA
- the LOC107623820 gene encoding ORM1-like protein 3: protein MANLYVKAVPPPDLNRNTEWFTYPGVWTTYILILFFSWLLVLSVFGCSPGMAWTTVNLAHFAVTYHFFHWKKGTPFADDQGIYNRLTWWEQIDNGKQLTRNRKFLTVVPLVLYLIASHTTDYQNPMLFFNTVAVMVLVIAKFPHMHKVRLFGINADK from the exons ATGGCGAATCTGTACGTGAAGGCGGTGCCACCACCGGATCTGAACAGGAACACGGAGTGGTTCACGTACCCTGGCGTCTGGACAACGTACATCTTAATCCTGTTCTTCTCATGGCTTCTTGTTCTCTCCGTCTTTGGTTGTTCCCCTGGCATGGCTTGGACCACCGTCAATCTCGCTCATTTCGCT GTAACTTATCACTTTTTTCACTGGAAGAAAGGAACTCCATTCGCAGATGATCAGGGGATCTACAATAGGCTGACTTGGTGGGAGCAGATAGACAACGGAAAGCAGCTCACTCGCAACAGGAAGTTTCTAACTGTTGTTCCTTTGGTGCT GTACTTGATAGCCTCGCATACAACCGATTATCAAAATCCGATGCTCTTCTTCAATACCGTGGCAGTGATGGTCCTAGTGATCGCGAAGTTCCCCCATATGCACAAGGTCCGGTTATTCGGAATCAACGCTGATAAATGA
- the LOC107623852 gene encoding probable serine/threonine-protein kinase WNK7, with product MNSSGGVLALSPANNVFNTRVPHDFEEDFTEKDPTGRYLRYNEILGKGAFKTVYRAFDEVEGIEVAWNQVRIDGLLHTVDDLAKLYSEVNILKSLNHENIITFYDSWVDDKQHTVNMITELFSSGNLRQYRQKHKYVEVKAIKGWARQILQGLAYLHSHKPPIIHRDLKCDNIFVNGNHGEVKIGDLGLAIVMQQPTAQSVIGTPEFMAPELYEEEYNELVDIYSFGMCLLEMVTLEYPYVECKNPAQIFKKVTSGIKPASLNKVSDHEIRQFIEKCLVPASERLSAEELLKDPFLQVENGPRLGRSRSRLSMDIDNEGRQNYASSDAGSNKGGVHSPVFEVKRTNKNNEFRLTGAKNDDNSISLTLRIADTNGGVRNIHFLFYLDTDTALAVASEMVEHLELADHDVAFIADLIDYLVFKLLPWWKPSSARCSPGESIQYSGSTNVDGQTMAGPWSSVPNDVPSEPVAGRDNFSEHNTSREGSVSNEKDNFSGEADDPYYEDNRSSSASLCDSEYQHSQGSLTSLFVVDDTPMKSDNVLCSNAEENFKFRSTSPSVSEFHDTDFEDCKLHAGDCGCGDGEVINEFSSKENLGPILERSNLLSLPCSFSSVSSTNDMDFELKFELQEIEALYQSWIDELCRMKLEALEAARQRWMEKKNVSAH from the exons ATGAATAGTTCTGGGGGTGTATTGGCCTTGTCTCCTGCGAATAATGTTTTCAACACAAGGGTGCCTCATGATTTTGAGGAGGATTTTACAGAGAAAGATCCTACCGGACGGTACCTTAGG TACAATGAAATCTTGGGGAAGGGTGCCTTCAAGACTGT TTATAGGGCCTTCGATGAAGTCGAAGGAATAGAAGTCGCTTGGAACCAAGTTAGGATTGATGGCCTCTTGCACACAGTAGATGATCTTGCAAAATTGTATTCTGAAGTCAATATACTGAAGTCTTTGAACCATGAGAATATCATTACGTTCTATGATTCTTGGGTTGATGATAAGCAGCATACCGTTAACATGATCACCGAACTTTTTTCATCTGGAAATTTAAGGCA GTACCGTCAAAAGCATAAATATGTTGAAGTGAAAGCCATAAAAGGCTGGGCGAGGCAGATTCTTCAAGGGTTAGCGTATCTTCACAGTCACAAACCACCTATAATTCACAGAGACTTGAAATGTGACAACATCTTTGTTAATGGAAACCATGGAGAAGTCAAGATAGGGGACCTAGGTTTGGCAATTGTCATGCAGCAACCAACTGCTCAAAGTGTTATTG GGACTCCTGAGTTTATGGCTCCAGAACTATATGAAGAGGAATACAATGAACTTGTTGACATATATTCTTTTGGAATGTGCTTACTAGAGATGGTTACTCTTGAGTATCCATACGTTGAATGTAAAAACCCGGCTCAAATCTTTAAGAAAGTTACCTCG GGCATCAAACCTGCTTCGCTTAATAAGGTGAGCGACCACGAAATTAGGCAATTTATTGAGAAATGTCTTGTTCCGGCATCTGAGAGATTGTCAGCAGAGGAGCTTCTTAAAGATCCGTTCCTGCAAGTTGAGAATGGTCCTAGGCTAGGTCGTAGCAGGTCTCGCCTATCCATGGACATAGATAATGAGGGCAGGCAGAATTATGCAAGCAGTGATGCCGGAAGCAACAAAGGCGGTGTGCATAGTCCTGTTTTCGAAGTTAAGAGGACAAATAAGAACAACGAGTTTAGGTTGACAGGAGCCAAAAATGATGATAACTCGATATCATTGACCTTGCGAATTGCTGATACTAATG GTGGAGTAAGGAATATACATTTTCTCTTCTACCTTGATACAGATACTGCTCTCGCGGTGGCATCAGAGATGGTCGAACATTTGGAGCTTGCAGATCATGATGTAGCCTTCATAGCTGACCTTATCGATTACTTGGTATTTAAGCTTCTACCTTGGTGGAAGCCTTCATCTGCTCGTTGCTCACCTGGCGAATCAATTCAATACAGTGGGTCAACAAATGTAGATGGCCAAACAATGGCAGGTCCATGGAGTTCTGTCCCAAACGATGTTCCCTCCGAGCCGGTTGCTGGTCGAGATAACTTCTCCGAACACAATACATCGAGAGAAGGTTCTGTCTCAAATGAGAAGGACAACTTTTCAGGGGAAGCCGATGATCCTTATTACGAGGACAATCGTAGTTCTTCTGCAAGTCTATGCGACTCAGAATATCAACATTCTCAAGGATCCTTAACTTCATTGTTTGTTGTAGATGATACTCCTATGAAAAGTGACAATGTTCTTTGTTCCAATGCCGAAGAAAACTTTAAATTCCGAAGCACGAGTCCCTCCGTAAGCGAGTTTCATGATACGGATTTCGAGGATTGCAAATTGCACGCGGGGGATTGTGGTTGTGGAGATGGCGAGGTGATAAATGAATTCTCATCAAAGGAGAACTTAGGGCCAATTTTGGAAAGGTCTAATCTTTTGAGTTTGCCATGTAGCTTTTCTTCTGTTTCTTCAACTAATGACATGGATTTTGAACTGAAGTTTGAGCTTCAAGAAATTGAGGCACTGTATCAATCTTGGATTGATGAACTCTGTAGAATGAAGTTAGAGGCATTGGAAGCAGCCAGACAGAGATGGATGGAAAAAAAGAATGTTTCTGCTCATTGA